In Desulfovibrio inopinatus DSM 10711, the following are encoded in one genomic region:
- a CDS encoding sulfotransferase family protein, with protein sequence MKPSLSKAPIIFIGMPRSGTTILFEAFAQHRDLGWLSNYSQQFPNMPWLNFVRCLHDNPLFCLRAQKKQYQKVLPFNRFLAMPNEAYDFWDWHTGQDFSFHFLSDKTADEDIRSRVQNACATTVRVQGRKRLATKLTGPPRVHFLHSIFPDARFVHVVRNGFAVVHSLMRVPFWEEKGGFEGPFWKGGLAEDEVNEWRDNGADPAIITAMQWRHVLKEIRRESSALPVDHYTEVRYESFVENPHAELTRLYRQTGLDDCVDAHNLLDAKERLQNMNHKYLSDWSEDKIAQLGSVMEPLLSEYGYAR encoded by the coding sequence ATGAAGCCTTCTTTAAGCAAGGCCCCTATTATATTTATTGGAATGCCTCGAAGCGGAACAACAATTCTCTTTGAGGCATTCGCACAGCACCGTGATCTTGGGTGGCTATCAAATTATTCGCAACAATTTCCCAACATGCCATGGCTCAATTTTGTACGATGTCTCCATGACAATCCTTTATTTTGTTTGCGGGCTCAAAAAAAGCAATATCAGAAAGTTCTTCCATTCAATAGATTTTTAGCTATGCCGAACGAGGCGTATGATTTTTGGGATTGGCATACTGGCCAAGATTTTTCATTCCATTTTCTCTCAGACAAAACTGCGGATGAAGATATACGCTCACGTGTACAAAACGCGTGTGCTACGACTGTCCGAGTCCAAGGGCGCAAACGATTAGCAACAAAGCTTACCGGACCGCCTCGAGTGCATTTCTTGCACAGTATTTTCCCTGATGCCCGCTTCGTTCATGTTGTCCGTAACGGATTTGCAGTTGTGCATTCACTCATGCGCGTTCCTTTCTGGGAAGAGAAAGGTGGCTTTGAAGGGCCATTTTGGAAAGGTGGTCTTGCTGAGGATGAAGTCAATGAGTGGCGTGACAATGGTGCTGATCCTGCCATCATTACGGCAATGCAATGGCGTCATGTACTTAAAGAGATTCGTCGCGAGTCATCAGCACTTCCAGTCGATCACTATACTGAAGTTCGATACGAATCATTTGTTGAAAATCCTCATGCTGAGCTGACTCGATTATATAGACAGACAGGCCTTGATGATTGTGTTGATGCACACAATCTACTCGATGCAAAAGAACGACTGCAAAATATGAATCATAAGTATCTTAGCGATTGGTCTGAAGATAAAATTGCTCAACTTGGATCTGTTATGGAACCTCTTCTCTCGGAGTATGGTTATGCGCGATAA
- a CDS encoding glycosyltransferase family 4 protein: MPSICFIAMNTLPVLAPEYSENQIGGESVQVTLLAKAFRDIGYDVSLVERDYGQGDVFIIDDIKVLRAFKSGSGLPGIRSLHPKMTGRWRALSQANCDIYYQSSASLLTGVVCWFCRRRGKRFVFRLAHDTDAIPGKYIVKRPLLDGPIYEYGLKKAEIIYAQSIQQQDLLRQNYNLDSILMNMAVELPSSQEASLPKDIDVLWVNNMRPFKRPDLALDLASQNPDLNIVMIGGATAAYPNLFEEIQRGAVSIPNIDFKGAVPYDQVNEYYARAKVFINTSDTEGFPNSFLQSWIRGVPVLSFFDPDSIIQLKKLGETPRDIDDMAAQIRRLLNNPRELEMFSDRVRQFAFDNYAPQSIAKQYHESFLQKSS; the protein is encoded by the coding sequence GTGCCATCGATTTGTTTCATAGCCATGAACACGTTACCCGTTCTTGCACCGGAGTATAGCGAAAATCAAATTGGCGGGGAATCCGTTCAAGTGACGCTTCTTGCCAAAGCCTTTCGAGATATTGGATACGATGTTTCGCTTGTAGAGCGTGACTACGGTCAAGGTGACGTTTTTATTATTGATGATATCAAAGTATTACGAGCTTTCAAGAGTGGAAGCGGCTTGCCAGGGATACGCTCGTTACATCCCAAAATGACCGGTAGATGGCGTGCGTTATCTCAAGCCAATTGTGATATTTACTACCAATCGTCTGCGTCTCTTTTAACCGGAGTTGTCTGCTGGTTTTGTCGCCGTCGAGGAAAGCGCTTTGTCTTTCGACTTGCACATGACACCGATGCTATTCCAGGAAAGTATATTGTTAAGCGACCGTTGTTGGACGGACCAATCTACGAATATGGCCTTAAGAAGGCCGAGATTATCTATGCTCAAAGTATTCAACAGCAAGATTTGCTTCGCCAGAATTATAACCTCGACAGCATCCTGATGAATATGGCGGTGGAGCTCCCTTCCTCTCAGGAGGCGAGCCTCCCGAAGGATATTGATGTCCTTTGGGTGAACAATATGCGCCCCTTTAAGCGACCTGATTTGGCATTGGATCTTGCCTCTCAAAATCCTGATCTCAATATTGTGATGATAGGGGGGGCTACTGCCGCGTATCCAAATCTCTTTGAAGAAATACAACGTGGTGCAGTCAGTATTCCGAATATCGATTTCAAGGGTGCGGTGCCATACGACCAGGTTAACGAATATTATGCTCGGGCTAAAGTATTCATCAACACTTCTGACACCGAAGGCTTTCCCAATTCTTTTTTACAGTCGTGGATACGTGGTGTTCCGGTATTGAGTTTCTTCGATCCCGATTCGATCATCCAATTGAAAAAATTGGGGGAAACACCTCGGGATATTGATGATATGGCAGCCCAAATTCGACGCTTGCTTAACAATCCCCGTGAACTTGAAATGTTCTCTGATCGTGTACGCCAATTTGCATTTGATAATTATGCCCCACAATCCATTGCAAAGCAGTACCATGAAAGCTTTTTGCAAAAATCATCATGA
- a CDS encoding glycosyltransferase family 4 protein has protein sequence MKILAINKYFYNKGGAETVFFQEREGLLEAGHSVVDFSMQHQDNSPSPYSEYFTRCIDYHDRLSFFQKINTAIRFVDSREAVKKISALILQEKPDIAHAHNIYHQLTPSIFPVLKKAGIPLVVTVHDAKLVCPNYVVFQHGEVCDACRKGGFGHVLWNDCQESFFKSTLMLVEALYHKWRKSYECVDLFLTPSAFYRDLISTRIPKNKIQVLPNGVDLHSFTPRYDHDGYMLYVGRLSREKGIETLLKAHQKLSPKPPLKIVGCGPLEATLRNQTGDVEFLGFLSGQSLYDTIRGAACVIVPSEWYENCSMVVLEAMSMGKLVIGSRIGGIPEQIEDGKTGMLFSPGDVHQLADCMASALESPGKTGEMGQCARQRIHKIYDINRHMEKLLFYYDRVLYGN, from the coding sequence ATGAAAATTCTCGCTATCAATAAATATTTCTATAATAAGGGCGGTGCAGAGACTGTTTTCTTTCAAGAACGAGAAGGTCTGCTTGAAGCAGGGCATAGTGTTGTGGATTTTTCTATGCAGCATCAAGACAATAGTCCTTCTCCATACTCGGAGTATTTTACGCGGTGTATTGATTACCATGATCGCCTCTCTTTTTTTCAAAAAATTAACACGGCAATACGATTTGTTGATTCTCGGGAAGCTGTAAAAAAGATCTCTGCTTTAATATTGCAAGAAAAGCCTGATATCGCTCACGCTCACAATATATATCACCAACTCACACCATCCATTTTCCCTGTTCTTAAAAAGGCAGGAATACCTCTTGTTGTCACTGTTCATGATGCGAAACTCGTCTGCCCAAATTATGTTGTTTTCCAGCATGGAGAAGTCTGTGACGCATGCCGAAAAGGCGGCTTTGGGCATGTCCTGTGGAATGATTGTCAAGAATCTTTTTTTAAAAGCACATTGATGCTGGTGGAAGCGCTGTATCATAAGTGGCGGAAAAGTTATGAGTGCGTTGATCTTTTTCTCACCCCCAGCGCATTCTATAGAGATCTTATCTCAACACGCATACCAAAAAATAAAATTCAGGTTCTTCCTAATGGAGTGGATCTTCATTCGTTCACGCCTCGCTATGATCATGATGGCTATATGCTCTATGTGGGGAGACTTTCTCGTGAGAAAGGAATCGAAACACTCTTGAAAGCTCATCAAAAGCTTTCTCCAAAGCCTCCATTGAAAATTGTTGGCTGTGGACCTCTTGAAGCAACATTGCGGAATCAGACTGGTGACGTTGAGTTTCTTGGGTTCCTCTCCGGACAGTCGTTGTATGACACCATAAGGGGAGCTGCTTGCGTCATTGTTCCTTCCGAATGGTATGAGAACTGTTCAATGGTGGTTCTCGAAGCTATGAGCATGGGAAAGCTTGTTATCGGTTCACGAATCGGGGGCATACCGGAACAAATCGAAGATGGAAAGACAGGCATGCTTTTTTCTCCTGGGGATGTGCATCAATTAGCAGATTGTATGGCAAGCGCTCTGGAGTCTCCTGGTAAAACGGGAGAAATGGGGCAATGTGCACGACAACGTATCCATAAAATATATGACATTAATCGTCATATGGAAAAATTACTCTTTTATTATGATCGTGTTTTGTATGGAAACTAA
- a CDS encoding glycosyltransferase family 4 protein: MKIAFLGLRAIGDCTGGIERHVRELSIRMASWGHDVTVFCRSKYNDCECEVFEGVRLVNRPAIYSKHLEAITNTVACLADVAQEFDIVHFHATGPSLLSWMPRFFGRKVVVTVHGLDFQRAKWGFAAKCFLRAGAWTACHCPDETIVVSEPLQRYYRATYGRETTYIPNGVNEPNHRRIENLARFGIKNDQYILFLGRLVPEKGAHYLIEAFKTIPTNKALLIAGDACHMDGYAEYLRTLAGNDERIIFTGPLYGEEKDEAFSNAACFVLPSDLEGMPIVFLEALSYATPVLASNIDACTSVITAHGGDTLAPCRFFEASNTMSLAQTLSDILDDNERRSMGERGQNFALNTFNWETITRQTLSVYEGTLRIAS, from the coding sequence ATGAAAATTGCTTTTCTTGGTCTTCGAGCCATCGGCGATTGTACAGGTGGAATTGAGCGTCACGTCCGAGAGCTTTCAATCCGAATGGCTTCGTGGGGACATGACGTTACCGTCTTTTGTCGTTCAAAATATAACGACTGCGAATGTGAGGTCTTTGAAGGGGTCCGCCTCGTTAATCGTCCCGCAATTTATAGTAAGCATCTAGAGGCGATAACGAATACCGTTGCCTGTCTTGCTGATGTTGCGCAAGAATTTGATATCGTACATTTTCATGCAACAGGTCCATCTCTTCTTTCGTGGATGCCACGTTTTTTTGGACGAAAAGTTGTTGTGACGGTGCATGGTCTTGATTTTCAACGAGCCAAGTGGGGATTTGCCGCAAAATGTTTTCTTCGTGCAGGAGCTTGGACTGCGTGCCACTGCCCCGATGAAACCATTGTCGTTTCAGAACCACTCCAACGATACTATCGCGCGACGTATGGTCGAGAAACAACGTACATCCCCAATGGAGTCAATGAACCGAATCATCGACGTATAGAGAATCTTGCACGATTTGGAATCAAAAATGACCAGTATATACTGTTCTTGGGACGATTAGTACCGGAAAAAGGCGCCCACTACCTTATCGAGGCTTTTAAGACCATTCCGACGAACAAGGCTCTTCTGATTGCTGGCGATGCGTGCCACATGGATGGTTACGCCGAATATTTGAGAACGCTTGCTGGTAATGATGAGCGTATCATTTTTACAGGCCCATTGTATGGGGAAGAAAAGGATGAAGCATTTAGTAATGCTGCATGTTTTGTGCTTCCATCTGATCTTGAAGGGATGCCCATCGTTTTTCTCGAAGCCCTCAGTTATGCCACCCCTGTTCTTGCAAGTAATATCGACGCATGTACAAGTGTTATTACTGCACATGGCGGTGACACTCTTGCTCCGTGCCGTTTTTTTGAAGCATCGAACACGATGTCTCTTGCACAAACGTTATCCGATATACTTGATGATAACGAGAGAAGAAGCATGGGAGAACGCGGGCAGAACTTTGCGCTTAATACTTTTAATTGGGAAACTATTACACGTCAGACCTTATCCGTGTACGAGGGGACTCTTCGGATTGCTTCATGA
- the xrtD gene encoding VPLPA-CTERM-specific exosortase XrtD, producing the protein MRQLNRYIALLLPAFLFVGLYWDQVPSLISHWNNDNYSYCYLVVPVFLYLLSVKRNIILQSRGGSSVFGFVGILLGLFLYMVGRLGSLETFVYISLWINIVSLLLVWLGYKAWRPLFMPSLVLLFIVPGPVFVTNMLSFQLKVISSRLSEVFLHMLNIPVFREGNIIDLGVLQLQVVDACSGLRFFLPTILISLILADVFLRRALLMVIPVLFAAPVAIVSNAIRIASTGVLVKFVSPRLAEGFFHDFSGWLVFVISIALLAGLCLFLRRFEGLPTHPQQGERSENVPIPFPSSRRMAFVSVLFCVGLLLNLSLSTESSATLLANFDSFPLQIGAWQGKRITLEQNVLDNLWADSYISGTYKNEDTGNILHLLVPFYAHQTTGHTAHAPTSCLLGSGWFLSKKDELPADESHGRNFSVGRMILEKDDYTLLSNFWFEQRGRHLTNEFLNKFYLLWDALTLQRSDGALVRVEMILLPGQSVEQGQRILDDFVARLKPLLHHYLPGLKPDIQGG; encoded by the coding sequence ATGAGACAACTCAATCGTTATATTGCTCTTCTGCTTCCAGCCTTCCTATTTGTTGGATTGTACTGGGATCAAGTTCCAAGTTTAATCTCGCATTGGAATAATGATAACTATTCATATTGTTATCTTGTGGTTCCTGTTTTTCTCTACCTCCTCTCTGTTAAGCGAAATATTATTCTGCAGTCACGTGGTGGATCAAGCGTATTTGGATTTGTAGGAATTCTTCTGGGGTTGTTTCTCTATATGGTGGGTCGCCTCGGCTCATTGGAAACATTTGTTTATATTTCCTTGTGGATAAATATTGTTTCTTTACTGCTCGTCTGGCTTGGTTATAAGGCATGGCGTCCGTTATTTATGCCGTCTCTTGTCCTTCTTTTTATCGTGCCAGGCCCTGTGTTCGTCACGAATATGCTGAGTTTTCAACTCAAAGTGATTTCATCACGGCTTTCTGAAGTTTTTCTTCATATGTTGAATATTCCCGTTTTCCGTGAGGGAAATATTATTGATCTTGGTGTGCTGCAACTTCAAGTCGTTGATGCGTGTAGTGGATTACGCTTTTTTCTCCCAACAATTCTTATTAGTTTAATTTTGGCCGACGTGTTCTTACGTCGTGCTCTTCTCATGGTTATCCCTGTTCTCTTCGCGGCTCCTGTTGCTATTGTCTCCAATGCAATTCGCATTGCATCAACAGGTGTGTTGGTAAAATTTGTGTCGCCTCGCCTTGCGGAAGGATTTTTCCATGATTTTTCAGGGTGGCTTGTCTTTGTGATTTCCATCGCACTCCTGGCGGGGCTGTGTCTTTTTCTTCGTCGATTTGAAGGTCTCCCAACTCATCCCCAGCAAGGTGAGCGCTCTGAAAACGTGCCTATACCGTTTCCATCTTCTCGTCGTATGGCGTTTGTCAGTGTTCTCTTCTGTGTGGGGCTTCTGTTGAACCTTTCCCTTTCCACGGAAAGTTCGGCGACACTGCTCGCGAATTTTGACTCATTCCCTTTGCAGATTGGAGCATGGCAAGGCAAGCGCATCACATTAGAGCAAAATGTTCTCGATAACTTATGGGCAGATTCTTATATATCGGGAACATACAAGAACGAGGATACAGGAAACATACTTCACCTGCTTGTCCCTTTCTATGCGCATCAGACCACGGGACACACAGCGCACGCTCCGACTTCGTGTCTTTTGGGGAGTGGATGGTTTCTCTCAAAAAAAGATGAACTCCCTGCCGATGAGAGCCATGGACGCAATTTTTCTGTCGGGCGCATGATACTGGAAAAAGACGACTATACACTCTTATCGAATTTTTGGTTCGAGCAACGAGGGCGGCATCTGACGAATGAATTCCTTAATAAGTTTTATCTTCTTTGGGATGCTTTGACACTGCAACGAAGCGATGGGGCTCTTGTTCGTGTTGAAATGATACTCCTTCCTGGACAAAGTGTAGAGCAGGGGCAACGTATTCTTGATGACTTTGTGGCACGACTCAAGCCATTGTTGCATCACTATCTTCCTGGATTGAAGCCAGATATACAAGGAGGATAG
- a CDS encoding sugar transferase, whose translation MYKQQVNIIMTMLILVEACIVIFSGYLAAYVRWVASGYSWTIDSALLIGIILFILFTNNFMFGFLGLYDDTRAPSMLSVFKRVTQSIVVDFAMLSMALFTLKLKDTSRLFLVYYGAILIITLTSNRLVFEQSLSRIRKSFGSRKVLLVGSGRRLTTVCNALENQKSLGHEIIGTLSIQPQDESCISGIPRLGALEDLNNLITRRSIDEVVFALPPESNISLSQYMELCEQVGISYRIVPAMYDPGAPWRLDVESVQRIPTLTRHVVRINPAGLFLKRCIDFFIGFIGLFLLAVMFPFVALAIKLDSKGPIFFKQIRVGQNGRHFAIYKFRTMYIDAEARKKELLAQNEMNGCMFKMEKDPRITRVGHFLRKTSLDEFPQFLNVIKGEMSLVGTRPPTLDEVDRYELWHRRRISMKPGITGLWQVSGRNKITDFNDVVSLDLKYIDQWTLVNDLKIIAQTIVVVLARKGAK comes from the coding sequence ATGTATAAACAGCAAGTTAATATCATTATGACAATGCTTATACTTGTTGAAGCATGTATTGTCATTTTTAGTGGGTATCTTGCAGCTTATGTTCGTTGGGTAGCCAGTGGTTATTCTTGGACTATTGACTCGGCACTTCTTATCGGCATCATACTTTTCATTCTCTTTACCAATAACTTCATGTTCGGGTTTCTCGGGCTTTACGATGATACTCGAGCTCCTTCCATGTTGAGTGTCTTCAAACGCGTTACACAATCTATCGTGGTTGATTTCGCAATGTTGAGTATGGCACTGTTTACCTTGAAGCTCAAAGATACATCTCGATTATTTCTCGTTTATTATGGTGCTATTCTCATTATTACTTTGACATCCAATCGATTAGTTTTCGAACAATCTCTTTCTCGGATTCGAAAAAGTTTTGGAAGTCGGAAAGTACTCCTCGTCGGTTCCGGGAGGCGTTTGACAACGGTTTGCAATGCTTTGGAAAATCAAAAAAGCTTAGGGCATGAAATTATCGGTACACTGTCCATTCAGCCACAAGATGAATCGTGTATTTCAGGAATTCCTCGGCTTGGTGCTTTAGAAGATCTCAACAACCTTATTACACGGCGAAGCATTGATGAAGTTGTCTTTGCTCTCCCTCCAGAAAGTAATATCAGCCTTTCACAATATATGGAGTTATGCGAGCAAGTAGGCATTTCTTACCGCATTGTTCCTGCCATGTATGATCCAGGAGCGCCTTGGCGTCTTGATGTCGAATCAGTGCAACGTATTCCAACGCTGACTCGACATGTTGTTCGCATCAATCCTGCTGGACTTTTTCTTAAACGATGTATCGACTTTTTTATCGGCTTCATCGGACTCTTCCTGCTTGCTGTGATGTTTCCGTTTGTTGCACTTGCCATTAAGCTCGACTCCAAAGGACCTATTTTTTTTAAGCAAATACGTGTGGGTCAAAACGGTCGACACTTTGCCATCTACAAGTTTCGCACGATGTACATCGATGCAGAAGCGCGCAAGAAAGAACTATTAGCGCAGAATGAAATGAACGGGTGCATGTTCAAAATGGAAAAGGACCCGCGCATAACGCGCGTTGGACATTTTCTTCGAAAAACATCTCTCGATGAATTTCCACAATTTCTGAACGTCATCAAAGGGGAAATGAGCTTGGTTGGCACACGGCCACCAACGCTTGACGAAGTTGATCGCTATGAGTTGTGGCACAGACGTCGGATTTCCATGAAGCCAGGAATTACCGGATTATGGCAGGTCAGTGGTCGGAACAAGATTACTGATTTTAATGATGTCGTGAGCCTTGATCTGAAGTATATTGATCAGTGGACTCTGGTGAACGATCTTAAGATTATTGCACAGACTATTGTCGTTGTTCTTGCACGTAAAGGCGCCAAGTGA
- a CDS encoding tetratricopeptide repeat protein, which translates to MRVLLVSFCFVFIACVVGCADAQQKRDEYYARAQKSFAAGEFAEAKVDLRNVLKIDSQFAPAYNLLGRTYFQLKAYKRAFSYLNKAVELNPEDNEAQLWLGRLYYMAGREDEAIRYGEMCLKSDPHDGDALLLIGASLLKSGQGERAAERLATLLDDAEHAEEASLLLSDYYLKKEDMDAAQALLSRTLRLIPQSDKITLRLAEIFMKVGNIEKAEVLLKDLVARHQENIKLHIVLSNFYKKLGQFQQAEAVLTALPREQQGTVEVVTERAKIALAEKNSEKAEAILNHGIQTVDDDISLRIMLAALYARMGRMDNVKTVYLDASKAYEGTPNEAKLRILFAEELLKNNQAGEAKEQLALVLKGNPGDLNAHVLLGRIALDEGNLDEAISSFRIVVSEDPSNADAATYLAQAHFMNDEPRIAEDILLQLLKKKPNFEPARLTLLRHYIRNNQLNQALLQAQELVKEDSKKTIYRLMLGEIYERQGDLDKAEECYQFVLDQPSGIPLGASRIGRIRLKKKDYQGADAMFDKALAASPVFALALTGKLAVFSEQNNIPAAVDFIDNAIQNYPDAAILYELRGMLAQNNGNIEAAKNYYWEAIKHDPNKRMPYLSLVNLAMRVGGPEQAIAWLQAGRTNALDTPQLRYMLANLHLKLNEIDKAKTELSSLIKSDPDFLPAANDLAYLISETSQDSKDLEYAATLARKAAVHGDANTLDTLGWIYFLQGRHEIALETLEKAYDSRDSDANAAFHLASVLQAMGKVEKAKRIVNDVLKSTDTPKDPALLEKIQVLSNELAKNQS; encoded by the coding sequence ATGCGAGTATTATTAGTATCATTTTGCTTTGTATTCATTGCATGTGTTGTCGGATGCGCTGATGCTCAACAGAAGCGCGACGAATACTATGCACGCGCCCAAAAGAGCTTCGCTGCAGGTGAATTTGCAGAAGCGAAGGTTGATTTGCGGAACGTTCTTAAGATCGATTCCCAATTTGCACCGGCGTATAACCTTCTCGGTAGAACATATTTTCAACTTAAAGCGTATAAACGCGCTTTTAGTTATCTCAACAAAGCTGTGGAGCTTAATCCTGAAGACAATGAAGCACAACTTTGGCTCGGTCGCCTGTATTATATGGCCGGTCGTGAGGATGAAGCTATCCGATATGGTGAAATGTGTTTAAAATCTGATCCACACGATGGTGATGCATTGTTACTTATCGGGGCATCGCTTTTAAAGAGTGGACAAGGAGAACGTGCGGCTGAGCGCTTGGCGACGTTGCTTGATGATGCCGAACATGCAGAGGAAGCATCGCTACTTTTAAGTGATTATTATTTGAAGAAAGAAGACATGGACGCTGCACAGGCGCTTCTCAGTAGAACCTTACGTTTGATTCCTCAGAGTGATAAAATCACTTTGCGCCTCGCAGAAATATTCATGAAAGTCGGCAACATTGAAAAAGCAGAGGTTTTACTCAAAGATCTTGTCGCTCGACATCAGGAGAATATCAAGCTGCATATTGTTCTGTCGAATTTTTACAAGAAACTCGGCCAATTTCAGCAAGCTGAAGCTGTATTGACCGCGCTTCCACGAGAACAGCAAGGCACAGTAGAAGTTGTTACGGAACGTGCGAAGATTGCCCTTGCTGAGAAAAATTCAGAAAAAGCTGAAGCAATTTTGAATCACGGTATTCAGACTGTTGATGATGATATTTCGCTTCGGATCATGTTGGCGGCATTGTATGCACGTATGGGGAGAATGGACAACGTAAAGACGGTATATCTCGATGCGAGCAAGGCGTATGAGGGAACACCAAATGAAGCAAAATTACGCATACTTTTCGCCGAAGAGCTTTTGAAAAATAATCAGGCTGGTGAAGCGAAAGAGCAGCTTGCATTGGTGTTAAAAGGAAATCCGGGCGATTTGAATGCACATGTGCTTCTTGGTCGAATTGCGCTTGATGAAGGCAACTTGGATGAAGCTATTTCTTCTTTTCGAATAGTTGTATCTGAAGATCCCAGTAATGCTGATGCAGCAACATATCTTGCCCAAGCGCACTTTATGAATGATGAACCCCGTATCGCAGAGGATATTCTTCTTCAACTTCTGAAAAAGAAGCCAAATTTCGAACCAGCCCGGCTAACACTTCTCCGTCATTATATTCGCAACAACCAGCTCAACCAAGCACTTCTGCAGGCACAAGAGCTTGTTAAGGAAGATAGTAAAAAAACTATATATAGACTCATGCTTGGCGAGATTTATGAGCGCCAAGGCGATCTCGACAAGGCCGAGGAATGCTATCAATTCGTTCTTGATCAGCCGAGCGGTATCCCTCTCGGTGCTTCGCGTATTGGTCGAATTCGGCTTAAGAAGAAGGACTATCAAGGCGCGGATGCCATGTTTGATAAGGCTCTGGCAGCGTCTCCTGTTTTTGCTTTGGCTCTGACGGGTAAATTAGCTGTCTTTTCTGAGCAAAACAATATTCCTGCAGCGGTCGATTTTATCGATAATGCCATTCAGAATTATCCGGATGCAGCTATACTGTATGAATTGCGTGGCATGCTTGCCCAAAACAATGGAAATATTGAAGCCGCAAAAAATTACTATTGGGAAGCAATCAAGCATGATCCGAATAAGAGAATGCCATATCTCTCGTTGGTCAATCTCGCAATGCGTGTTGGCGGACCGGAACAAGCTATCGCCTGGTTGCAAGCTGGACGTACCAATGCTCTCGATACGCCACAGCTTCGCTACATGCTGGCGAATCTTCATTTGAAACTTAATGAAATAGATAAGGCCAAGACCGAGCTTTCTTCACTTATAAAAAGCGATCCTGACTTTCTTCCAGCGGCGAATGATTTGGCCTATTTGATATCTGAGACTTCTCAGGATTCCAAAGATCTGGAGTATGCTGCCACCTTGGCGCGAAAAGCTGCGGTTCATGGTGATGCCAACACGCTGGATACCCTTGGTTGGATATATTTTCTCCAAGGCCGACATGAGATTGCATTGGAAACTTTGGAAAAAGCATACGACTCCCGGGATAGTGATGCTAATGCCGCGTTTCACTTGGCAAGTGTTTTACAAGCAATGGGGAAGGTTGAAAAAGCAAAACGCATCGTGAACGATGTGTTAAAGAGCACGGATACCCCAAAAGACCCTGCCTTGTTGGAAAAAATTCAAGTCTTGTCAAACGAACTGGCTAAAAATCAAAGCTGA
- a CDS encoding PSP1 domain-containing protein encodes MSRIIGLKFREYGQVYYFDSGAFVVNKNDLVIVNTDQGLGLGEVVLFTDEVPEELNLEDIKPIYRLANDEDIVAHRENTEVAEEAFRYCRLLVRQHELEMKLVDVEVYHDRGKMVFYFTAPNRIDFRELVKDLVKKYRTRIELRQIGVRHETQMIGAVGNCGQMCCCRRFMRKFAPVTIKMAKEQNLFLNPTKISGICGRLLCCLSFEQESYESFHRHCPKIGKKINTSLGMVKVLRTNLFRESISLLTETGEEQEVSLTEWKEMAAKPSKRSGTDGIEANDTKQDEPRIRLKTPEPTPELPKSQDVKDAKDTKEAKDTPPKGKREKDKRRAAAPPRPPREGGKKTPPKPRRKRKRKFKPTKPKPSDG; translated from the coding sequence ATGAGCCGCATTATAGGCCTGAAATTTCGTGAATACGGACAAGTCTACTATTTCGATTCCGGAGCTTTCGTCGTAAACAAGAACGATCTCGTCATTGTCAATACCGACCAAGGGTTAGGTTTGGGAGAGGTAGTGCTTTTTACAGATGAAGTTCCGGAAGAGCTGAATCTGGAAGACATTAAACCCATCTATCGTCTGGCCAATGACGAGGATATTGTTGCGCATCGTGAGAATACCGAAGTAGCGGAAGAAGCATTTCGGTATTGCCGACTCCTTGTGCGTCAGCATGAATTAGAAATGAAACTTGTCGATGTGGAAGTGTATCACGATCGGGGAAAGATGGTGTTCTATTTCACCGCCCCGAATCGGATTGATTTCCGTGAACTCGTAAAAGATCTCGTCAAAAAGTACCGTACGCGCATAGAGTTGCGCCAGATTGGAGTACGCCACGAAACACAGATGATTGGTGCTGTTGGGAATTGTGGGCAAATGTGCTGCTGCCGGCGATTCATGCGTAAATTTGCACCCGTCACGATTAAAATGGCGAAAGAGCAGAATCTCTTTTTGAATCCGACGAAAATTTCGGGGATTTGTGGTCGATTGTTATGTTGTCTTTCTTTTGAACAAGAAAGTTATGAGAGCTTTCATCGACATTGCCCGAAAATTGGAAAAAAGATCAATACGTCGCTTGGCATGGTAAAAGTGCTTCGAACCAATCTGTTTCGGGAGAGCATATCGCTTTTGACTGAGACCGGCGAAGAGCAGGAAGTCAGCTTAACGGAATGGAAGGAAATGGCCGCAAAGCCAAGTAAGCGATCGGGAACTGATGGCATTGAGGCAAACGATACCAAGCAAGATGAACCTCGCATTCGACTGAAAACGCCGGAGCCGACTCCTGAACTTCCCAAGTCCCAGGACGTCAAAGACGCCAAAGACACAAAAGAAGCGAAAGACACTCCTCCAAAAGGCAAACGAGAAAAAGATAAGCGACGAGCAGCAGCACCTCCGCGTCCACCTCGCGAAGGTGGGAAAAAGACACCGCCGAAGCCACGGCGCAAACGTAAACGTAAATTCAAGCCGACGAAGCCCAAGCCCTCTGATGGATAA